In Ochotona princeps isolate mOchPri1 chromosome 21, mOchPri1.hap1, whole genome shotgun sequence, a single genomic region encodes these proteins:
- the BSN gene encoding protein bassoon, producing the protein MGNEASLEGGVGDGPLPPGGPGPGPGPGPGAGKPPSAPVGGGQLPVAGAARVTPGPPVSGPGPGLGPGPGPGSGSISRRLDSKEPVDSQRAASPTPKQASTAAPGRESPRETRAQGPAGQEADGPRRTLQVDSRTQRTGRSPSVSPDRGSTPTSPYSVPQIAPLPSSTLCPICKTSDLTSTPSQPNFNTCTQCHSKVCNQCGFNPNPHLTQVKEWLCLNCQMQRALGMDMTTAPRSKSQQQLHSPALSPAHSPAKQPLGKPEQERSRGPGGPQPVPRQAETARATSVPGPAPAAAPPEMGRASPQPSLPTKPSTAEPRPPPGEAPAKSATAAPSGAGAAEPTQEGLTGKLFGLGASLLTQASTLMSVQPEAEPQGQPAPSKGPPKIVFSDASKEAGPRPPGSGPGPGPAPAAKTEPGARTGPGSGPGALAKTEGTTSPKHGRAEHQAASKATAKPKTTLKERAICPLCQAELNMGSKGPANYNTCTTCKLQVCNLCGFNPTPHLVEKTEWLCLNCQTKRLLEGSLGEPTPMPLSTSSQPPVGAPHRAPGASPLKQKGPQGPTQPSGPLPAKASPQPTKASPQAKPPRASEPSKTPSSAQEKKPGAPAKATTVPKPPPEATPPTGTPKVKSGVRRNEPATPVAKAVPEAPKGGEAEEPVGKPYSQDLSRSPQSLSDTGYSSDGISSSQSEITGVVQQEVEQLDSAGVTGPRPPSPVELHKVGSSVRPQLEAQGLAPSGSERSKLLSSSVSEEQKRRPHSLSIMPEAFDSDEELEDILEEEDSLQWQRQREQQDTAESSDDFGSQLRHDYVEDSSEGGLSPVPPQPPARAAELTDEEFMRRQILEMSAEEDNLEDDDTATPGHSLAKHGAQKGSSRTRPEPGQEVAALPKRRLPHNATTGYEELLSEGGPPEDTESSGALQGGLRRFKTIELNSTGSYGHELDLGQGPDPSLDREPELEMESLTGSPEDRSRGEHSSTLPASTPSYTSGTSPTSLSSLEEDSDSSPSRRQRLEEAKQQRKARHRSHGPLLPTIEDSSEEEELREEEELLREQEKMREVEQQRIRSTARKTRRDKEELRAQRRRERSKTPPSNLSPIEDASPTEELRQAAEMEELHRSSCSEYSPSPSLDSEAEALDGAPSRLYKSGSEYNLPTFMSLYSPTETPVGSATTPSTGRPLKSAEEAYEEMMRKAELLQRQQGQGMAAKGPHGGPSQTPGPRGQGSFEYQDTPDRDYGRATQPAPEGSPAGLGKAVYEEILQTSQSIARMRQASSRDLAFAEDKRKEKQFLNAESAYIDPMKQNGGPLTPGTSPTQLAAPVSFSASTTSDSGGGRVIPDVRVTQHFAKEPQDTLRLHSSSASPSSAPKEVGMSVSQGPGAPATTAAPPCPAGLPRGYMTPASPAGSERSPSPSSAGHAYGTSPSTANYGSQTEELPPAPSGPAASGRAAREKPLSGTESEGGAPQPSRGYSYFAGSSPPISPSSPSESPTFSPGRLGHRATAEFSTQTPSPAPALDMPRSPSAPTPTPMVAQGTQTPHRSSTPRLVWQQSSQEAPIMVITLASDASSQTRMVHASASTSPPSSPTDTQSTAHSYSQTTPPNGSQMPPEPPGPPGFPRGPSAGTDGPLALYGWGALPAENISLCRISSVPGTSRVEPGPRPPGSAVVDLRTAVKPTPIILTDQGMDLTSLAAEARKYGLALDPVPGRQSTAVQPLVINLNAQEQTHAFLGTATTVSITMSSSVLMAQQKQPVVYGDPFQSRLDFGQGAGSPVCLAQVKQVEQAVQTAPYRGGARGRPREAKFARYNLPNQVAPLARRDVLITQMGTTQSVGLKAGPVPEPGAEPHRVTPAELRSHALPGARKPHTVVVQMGEGPAGTVTTLLPEEPAGALDLTGMRPESQLACCDMVYKFPFSSSCTGAFHPTPSAPEKSGSETVPPGQGSGPFYGPRDSELPEPPIYRAQGIMGPGPHEDQRPYPQGLPGRLYSSMSDTNLAEAGLGYHAHRIGQLLQGSGRDSALDLSSLKHSYSLGFADGRYVGQGLQYGSFTDLRHPTDLTHPLPMRRYSSVSNIYSDHRYGARGDAVGFQEASLAQYSATTAREISRMCAALNSMDQYGGRHGGVGSSPDLAQYHQPQHGPGLSAPQGLAPLRPGFLGNPTFPDSHPSPGNLTQFGPAAGQGPAVRQLLPSTATVRAADGMIYSTINTPIAATLPITTQPASVLRPMVRGGVYRPYTSGGVTAVPLTSLTRMSMIAPRVPLGPTGLLRYPAPGRFPIASSVTPAEGPVYLGKPAAAKAPGTGGPPRPEPPAGTAREEPVPTTTPAAIKEAAPAPAPAPLAGQKPPGDAAAPGAGSTTLSRPGPEKEELSQEERQRKQQEQLLQLERERVELEKLRQLRLQEELERERVELQRHREEEQLLVQRELQELQTIKQHVLQQQQEERQAQFALQREQLAQQRLQLEQIQQLQQQLQQQLEEQKQRQKAPFPAACEAPSRGPPPTAPELAQNGQYWPPLSHTAFIAVAGPEVPGQPREPVLHRGLPSSASDMSLQTEEQWEAGRGGIKKRHSMPRLRDACESEPGPEPGTVRRITDSSVQTDDEDGEGRYLLTRRRRTRRSADCSVQTDDEDNAEWEQPVRRRRARASRHSDSTSDSKHDTTASTSTASTATAAARATSSVGIQTISDCSVQTEPDQLPRVSPAIHITAATDPKVEIIKYISAPEKTGRGESLACQTEPDAQVQSVTGTQLVGPTAISPYLPGIQIVTPGSLGRFEKKKPDPLEIGYQAHLPPESLSQLMGRQPPKSPQVLYSPVSPLSPHRLLDTSFASSERLNKAHVSPQKHFAAESTLRQQTLPRPMKTLQRSLSDPKPLSPTAEESAKERFSLYQHQGGLGSQVSALPPNGLVRKVKRTLPSPPPEEAHLPLAGQAPQQLYAASLLQRGLAGPTAVPATKASLLRELDRDLRLVEHESTKLRKKQAELDEEEKEIDAKLKYLELGITQRKESLAKDRGGRDYPPLRGLGEHRDYLSDSELNQLRLQGCATPAAPYVDFPTAAAAPTPTTASGPTAFQQPQFPPPTTQYTSVSSGLTQNGFPAHQAPSYPGPNTYPTSAFPPGTNYPPEPGLSIQQAFRPTGHHTAQTTMPTTQSTHFPISAESRVPHQKPRQTSLADLEQKLPTNYEVIASPVVAMSSAPSETSYTGPAVSSSYEQGKGPELPRASDRSSVSQSPVPAYPSDSHYTSLEQNVPRNYVMIDDISELTKDSTPTAPESQRLDPMGPGSSGRPGKEPGEPGALEGPTLPCCYGRGEEESEEDSYDPRGKAGHHRGVESNGRPASTHYYSDSDYRHGTRAEKYGPGSLGPKHPAKSLAPAAVSSKRSKHRKQGMEQKISKFSPIEEARDVESDLASYPPSAVSSSLASRGRKFQDEITYGLKKNVYEQQRYYGVSSRDAAEEDDRVYAGSSRSRVASAYSGERLSSHDFSSRSKGYERERETAERLQKAGPKPSSLSMAHSRGRPPMRSQVSEEESPVSPMGRPRPAGGPLPPGDSCPQFCSSHSMPDVQEHIKDGPRAHTYKREEGYILDDSHCVVSDSEAYHLGQEETDWFDKPRDARSDRFRHHGGHAVSSSQKRGPARHSYHDYDEPPEEGLWPPDEGGPGRHASAKEHRHHSEHGRHSGRHAGEEPGRRAAKSHGRDMGRHEARPHPQPSTAPAMPKKGQPAYPSSAEYSQPPRTPSAYHHAPDSKKGSRQAHSGPSALQPKPEPQAQPQAAPSRQTTPGPQQSQPLPSRQLPSGAAARQPQVQQAPQPQQPLQQQQQTPQQAPSQARQQQQSQPSARGPGPAASQPAGKPQPGPTIAAGPQPAGLPRADQANGSKATAKAPPQGRAPQAQATPGPAPTGVKSGARPGGTTTTPAGQPGADGESVFSKILPGGAAEQAGKLTEAVSAFGKKFSSFW; encoded by the exons GTGAAGGAATGGCTCTGTCTGAACTGTCAAATGCAGAGGGCTCTGGGAATGGACATGACCACTGCGCCTCGCTCCaaaagccagcagcagctgcactcCCCAGCCTTGTCTCCTGCCCACTCCCCAGCCAAACAGCCCCTGGGGAAGCCAGAACAAGAGAGATCTCGAGGCCCAGGGGGACCACAGCCTGTACCCCGCCAGGCTGAGACAGCCAGGGCCACCTCAGTGCCGGGGCCTGCCCCAGCAGCTGCCCCTCCAGAGATGGGGAGAGCATCTCCtcagccctccctccccaccaagcCTTCCACAGCTGAGCCCAGGCCACCTCCAGGAGAGGCCCCAGCAAAAAGTGCCACCGCAGCACCCTCTGGGGCTGGTGCTGCCGAGCCGACTCAAGAGGGCCTCACTGGGAAGCTCTTTGGCCTTGGTGCTTCACTGCTAACTCAGGCAAGCACCCTCATGTCTGTGCAGCCTGAGGCTGAGCCCCAgggccagcctgcccccagtaAGGGTCCACCCAAGATCGTCTTCAGCGATGCCAGCAAGGAGGCTGGTCCAAGACCTCCAGGCTCAGGACCTGGGCCTGGACCAGCACCTGCAGCCAAAACTGAGCCTGGGGCTAGGACAGGCCCTGGGTCAGGGCCTGGAGCCTTGGCAAAAACTGAAGGAACAACTAGTCCAAAACATGGCAGAGCAGAACACCAGGCAGCATCCAAGGCTACTGCCAAGCCAAAGACCACGCTGAAGGAAAGGGCTATCTGCCCACTGTGCCAAGCGGAGCTCAACATGGGCAGCAAGGGCCCAGCCAACTATAACACCTGCACCACCTGCAAGCTCCAGGTGTGCAACCTGTGTGGCTTCAACCCAACACCCCACCTGGTGGAG AAAACAGAGTGGCTCTGTCTGAACTGCCAAACTAAGCGGCTGCTCGAGGGCAGCCTGGGAGAGCCGACGCCCATGCCGCTGTCCACCTCATCACAGCCCCCTGTGGGAGCCCCTCACCGTGCTCCTGGAGCATCCCCTCTGAAGCAGAAGGGGCCACAGGGGCCCACCCAACCATCTGGCCCACTGCCTGCCaaggccagcccccagcccaccaAGGCCAGCCCCCAGGCCAAGCCCCCCAGAGCTTCTGAACCCAGCAAGACCCCAAGCAGTGCCCAGgaaaagaagccaggagccccagcaaAAGCTACGACTGTGCCGAAGCCGCCACCAGAAGCAACCCCGCCCACCGGGACGCCTAAAGTCAAGAGTGGGGTGAGGAGGAATGAACCTGCCACCCCCGTCGCCAAGGCAGTTCCAGAAGCCCCCAAGGGTGGGGAAGCAGAG GAACCGGTGGGCAAGCCTTACTCTCAGGACCTGTCGCGGAGCCCACAGAGCCTCAGTGACACAGGCTATTCTTCTGACGGCATCTCCAGCTCCCAAAGCGAGATCACAGGTGTCGTGcagcaggaggtggagcagctggacagtgCAGGGGTGACAGGGCCACGCCCGCCCAGTCCTGTGGAGCTCCACAAGGTGGGGAGCAGTGTACGTCCCCAGCTggaggcccagggcctggccccCAGTGGCAGCGAGCGGAGCAAACTCCTCAGCAGCAGCGTCAGTGAGGAGCAGAAGCGGCGGCCCCATTCCCTGTCCATCATGCCCGAGGCCTTCGACTCTGATGAGGAGCTGGAGGacatcctggaggaggaggactcCCTGCAGTGGCAACGCCAGAGGGAGCAACAGGACACAGCTGAGTCGTCTGACGACTTTGGCAGCCAGCTGAGGCATGACTACGTGGAGGACAGCAGTGAGGGCGGCCTGTCCCCggtcccaccccagcccccagcccgaGCAGCAGAACTGACTGACGAAGAGTTCATGCGACGGCAGATCCTGGAGATGAGCGCCGAGGAAGACAACCTGGAGGACGATGACACTGCCACTCCTGGGCACAGCCTGGCCAAGCACGGCGCCCAGAAGGGCAGCTCCAGGACCAGGCCTGAACCTGGCCAAGAAGTAGCAGCACTGCCTAAGAGGCGCCTGCCCCATAATGCCACGACGGGCTATGAGGAGCTGCTGTCAGAGGGAGGCCCGCCAGAGGACACCGAAAGCAGCGGGGCATTGCAGGGTGGGCTCCGACGCTTCAAGACCATTGAACTCAACAGCACGGGCAGCTATGGCCACGAGCTGGACCTGGGCCAAGGCCCTGACCCCAGCCTTGACCGAGAGCCTGAGCTGGAGATGGAAAGCCTGACAGGCTCACCGGAGGACCGCTCCCGTGGGGAACACTCCTCCACCCTGCCCGCCTCCACACCCAGCTACACATCCGGCACTTCTCCCACTTCCCTGTCCTCACTTGAGGAGGACAGCGACAGCAGCCCCAGCCGCCGGCAGAGGCTAGAAGAAGCAAAACAACAGCGCAAGGCCCGGCACCGCTCTCacgggcccctgctgcccactatCGAGGACTCCTCAGAGGAAGAGGAGCTGCGGGAGGAAGAGGAACTGCTGCGAGAGCAGGAGAAGATGAGGGAGGTGGAGCAACAGCGCATCCGCAGTACAGCCCGCAAGACCCGGCGTGACAAGGAGGAGCTGCGGGCCCAGCGGCGGCGTGAGCGCTCCAAGACGCCACCCAGCAACCTGTCCCCAATTGAGGATGCTTCACCCACCGAAGAGCTGAGGCAAGCAGCTGAGATGGAGGAGCTGCACCGCTCCTCATGCTCCGAGTATTCACCCTCACCCTCCCTGGATTCGGAAGCCGAGGCGCTGGACGGCGCCCCCTCCCGCCTGTACAAGTCCGGTAGTGAGTATAACCTGCCCACCTTCATGTCCCTCTACTCACCAACTGAGACCCCCGTGGGCAGTGCCACCACTCCCAGCACCGGACGGCCCCTCAAGAGTGCCGAGGAGGCCTACGAGGAGATGATGAGAAAAGCTGAGCTGTTGCAGcggcagcagggccagggcatGGCAGCCAAGGGGCCTCACGGAGGCCCCTCTCAGACCCCGGGCCCTCGGGGCCAGGGCTCCTTTGAGTATCAGGACACCCCAGACCGGGATTATGGCAGGGCCACTCAGCCTGCCCCTGAGGGTTCACCAGCTGGCCTGGGCAAGGCTGTGTATGAGGAGATCCTCCAGACGTCCCAGAGCATTGCGCGCATGCGACAGGCTTCCTCCAGGGACCTAGCCTTCGCTGAGGACAAGAGGAAGGAGAAGCAGTTCTTGAATGCTGAGAGCGCGTACATAGACCCCATGAAGCAGAATGGTGGCCCACTGACGCCCGGCACCAGTCCCACCCAGCTCGCTGCCCCTGTGTCCTTCTCTGCCTCCACTACCTCGGACAGTGGTGGAGGCCGAGTGATCCCTGATGTACGTGTCACTCAGCATTTCGCGAAGGAGCCTCAAGACACCCTCAGGCTACACagctcctctgcctcccccagTTCGGCCCCCAAGGAGGTAGGCATGTCTGTctcccagggccctggggccCCAGCCACAActgcagcccctccctgcccagctggcctgccACGGGGATATATGACTCCGGCTTCTCCTGCTGGCTCTGAGCGTAGCCCTTCACCATCCTCTGCGGGCCATGCCTATGGCACAAGCCCCAGCACTGCAAACTATGGGTCCCAAACTGAAGAACTGCCCCCAGCCCCTAGTGGCCCTGCTGCAAGTGGACGTGCTGCCAGAGAGAAGCCCCTAAGCGGGACTGAAAGTGAAGGGGGCGCTCCACAGCCTTCCCGGGGTTATTCCTACTTTGCAGGGTCCAGCCCACCCATCTCCCCATCTTCCCCCTCAGAGAGTCCCACATTCTCCCctggcaggctgggccacagggccacagcagAGTTCTCTACACAGACGCCAAGCCCAGCACCAGCCTTGGACATGCCACGGAGCCCCAGTGCTCCCACTCCAACCCCTATGGTAGCCCAGGGCACTCAGACACCACATAGGTCCAGCACGCCTCGTCTGGTGTGGCAGCAGTCCTCTCAGGAGGCACCCATTATGGTCATCACGCTGGCATCAGACGCCTCCAGCCAGACCAGGATGGTACATGCCAGTGCCTCCACCTCCCCGCCGAGCTCACCTACAGACACCCAGTCCACCGCCCACAGTTACAGCCAGACTACACCTCCCAATGGGTCTCAGATGCCTCCAGAGCCACCTGGGCCCCCTGGCTTCCCACGGGGGCCCAGTGCTGGTACAGATGGGCCCCTGGCCTTGTATGGCTGGGGCGCCCTTCCTGCCGAGAACATCTCCCTGTGCCGGATCTCCTCTGTCCCTGGGACCTCTAGGGTggagccaggccccaggccccctgGTAGTGCAGTGGTAGACCTCCGCACGGCTGTCAAGCCCACGCCCATCATCCTCACTGACCAGGGCATGGACCTGACCTCTCTGGCTGCAGAAGCAAGGAAGTATGGCCTCGCTCTGGATCCAGTTCCAGGACGGCAGTCGACTGCTGTGCAGCCTTTGGTCATCAACCTCAACGCCCAGGAGCAGACCCATGCCTTCCTTGGCACTGCCACCACCGTGAGCATCACCATGTCCTCCTCTGTGCTCATGGCTCAGCAGAAACAGCCTGTGGTCTATGGAGACCCCTTCCAGAGCCGGCTCGATTTTGGCCAGGGGGCAGGTAGCCCTGTGTGCCTGGCCCAGGTCAAGCAGGTAGAGCAAGCTGTCCAGACAGCCCCATACCGAGGGGGTGCCCGGGGAAGACCCAGGGAAGCCAAGTTTGCTAGGTATAACCTCCCCAACCAGGTAGCACCTCTGGCCAGAAGAGACGTTTTGATCACTCAGATGGGCACCACCCAGAGCGTTGGCCTCAAGGCAGGCCCagtgccagagcctggagctgagccccaCCGGGTCACTCCAGCAGAGCTGCGATCCCATGccctgccaggggccaggaagccACACACGGTGGTGGTGCAGATGGGAGAGGGCCCGGCAGGCACCGTGACCACACTGCTCCCAGAGGAGCCAGCTGGGGCTCTGGACCTGACTGGGATGAGGCCTGAGAGCCAGCTGGCCTGCTGTGACATGGTCTACAAGTTCCCCTTCAGCAGCAGCTGTACTGGCgccttccaccccacccccagtgcaCCTGAAAAGAGCGGGTCAGAGACTGTGCCTCCTGGCCAAGGCAGTGGCCCCTTCTATGGTCCCCGGGACTCAGAGCTTCCTGAGCCCCCTATCTACCGGGCACAGGGGATCATGGGGCCTGGGCCCCACGAGGACCAGAGGCCCTACCCACAAGGCCTCCCCGGCCGGCTGTACTCCTCCATGTCTGACACCAATTTAGCTGAGGCTGGGCTTGGCTACCATGCCCACAGGATTGGGCAGCTCCTGCAGGGCTCTGGACGTGACTCGGCCCTAGACCTCAGCTCCCTGAAACACTCCTACAGCCTGGGCTTTGCAGATGGGCGCTACGTGGGGCAGGGCCTACAATATGGCTCCTTCACAGATCTCCGTCATCCCACAGATCTGACTCACCCACTCCCCATGCGGCGCTATAGCTCAGTGTCCAACATCTACTCAGACCACAGGTATGGTGCCCGGGGAGACGCAGTCGGTTTCCAGGAGGCCAGTCTGGCCCAGTACAGTGCCACCACAGCCCGTGAGATCAGCCGTATGTGTGCTGCCCTCAACTCCATGGACCAGTATGGTGGGCGACATGGCGGGGTTGGCAGTAGCCCTGACCTTGCACAGTACCACCAGCCCCAGCATGGGCCTGGGCTCAGTGCTCCACAGGGCCTGGCTCCCCTTAGACCTGGCTTCCTCGGTAACCCCACCTTCCCAGACAGCCATCCAAGCCCCGGGAACCTGACACAGTTTGGACCTGCAGCAGGCCAGGGACCAGCTGTCAGACAGCTGCTGCCATCCACAGCCACTGTGCGGGCCGCTGACGGCATGATCTATTCCACGATCAACACCCCGATTGCTGCAACACTGCCCATCACCACCCAGCCTGCCTCTGTACTGCGGCCCATGGTGCGTGGTGGCGTGTACAGGCCTTACACATCTGGTGGAGTCACAGCCGTGCCTCTCACCAGTCTGACACGTATGTCCATGATTGCTCCCCGGGTCCCTCTTGGGCCAACGGGGCTGTTGCGATACCCCGCGCCAGGGAGGTTCCCCATTGCTTCCAGTGTCACACCTGCTGAGGGGCCTGTCTACCTAGGGAAACCTGCTGCTGCCAAGGCCCCGGGCACTGGAGGCCCACCCAGGCCAGAGCCACCAGCAGGGACTGCACGGGAAGAGCCTgttcccaccaccaccccagctgCTATTAAGgaggctgccccagccccagctccagccccactaGCTGGTCAGAAGCCGCCAGGagatgctgctgctcctggggctGGCAGTACAACACTCAGCCGGCCAGGACCTGAGAAGGAAGAACTATcccaagaggagaggcagaggaagcagcaggagcagctgctaCAGCTGGAGCGGGAGCGAGTTGAGTTGGAGAAGCTGCGGCAGCTGCGGCTGCAAGAGGAGCTGGAGAGGGAGCGTGTGGAGCTCCAGAGGCACcgggaggaggagcagctgctgGTGCAGCGGGAACTGCAGGAGCTGCAGACCATCAAGCAACacgtgctgcagcagcagcaggaggaacgCCAGGCCCAGTTTGCACTGCAGCGGGAGCAGCTAGCCCAGCAGCGCCTGCAGCTGGAGCAgatccagcagctgcagcagcagctgcagcagcagctagaAGAACAAAAGCAGCGGCAGAAGGCCCCCTTCCCTGCAGCCTGTGAGGCACCTAGCCGAGGGCCTCCCCCAACTGCTCCTGAGCTGGCCCAGAATGGCCAGTATTGGCCACCCCTGAGCCACACGGCCTTCATTGCCGTGGCAGGGCCTGAGGTTCCTGGGCAGCCTCGTGAGCCTGTGCTTCACCGGGGTCTACCCAGCTCTGCCTCAGACATGTCGCTGCAGACCGAGGAACAGTGGGAGGCAGGCCGGGGGGGCATCAAGAAGCGGCACTCCATGCCACGCCTGCGGGATGCCTGTGAGTCCGAGCCAGGTCCGGAGCCTGGCACTGTTAGGAGGATCACAGACAGCAGCGTGCAGACGGACGATGAGGATGGGGAAGGCCGCTACCTGCTGACCCGGCGGCGCCGGACGCGGCGCAGTGCTGACTGCAGCGTGCAGACAGATGACGAGGATAACGCCGAGTGGGAGCAGCCGGTGCGCCGCCGCAGGGCCCGGGCTTCACGCCATtctgactccacttctgatagCAAACATGACACCACCGCCTCAACATCCACTGCTTccactgccactgctgctgccagggccacaagcagtgtGGGCATCCAGACCATCAGTGACTGCTCTGTGCAAACGGAGCCTGACCAGCTGCCCAGGGTCTCTCCAGCCATCCACATTACGGCTGCCACTGACCCCAAGGTGGAGATCATCAAGTATATATCGGCACCAGAGAAGACGGGGCGTGGGGAGAGCCTGGCTTGCCAGACGGAGCCCGATGCCCAGGTCCAGAGTGTAACTGGGACCCAGCTGGTCGGGCCAACTGCCATCAGCCCCTACCTGCCTGGCATCCAGATAGTCACCCCTGGGTCCCTGGgcagatttgaaaaaaagaagCCAGATCCCCTGGAGATTGGGTACCAGGCCCACCTACCCCCGGAGTCCCTCTCACAGCTCATGGGCCGCCAGCCTCCAAAGTCCCCTCAGGTCCTCTACTCACCAGTGTCACCCCTGTCCCCACACCGCCTGCTGGACACCTCCTTTGCTTCCAGCGAGAGACTGAACAAGGCTCACGTGAGTCCGCAGAAGCACTTCGCGGCTGAAAGCACTCTCCGTCAGCAGACACTGCCTCGCCCCATGAAGACCCTGCAGCGGTCCTTGTCTGACCCTAAGCCCCTCAGCCCCACCGCCGAGGAGTCTGCCAAAGAGAGATTCTCCCTCTACCAGCACCAGGGGGGGCTGGGTAGCCAG GTGTCGGCGCTGCCACCCAACGGCCTGGTCCGCAAGGTGAAGCGGACACTGCCCAGCCCCCCTCCAGAGGAGGCCCACCTTCCCCTGGCTGGCCAGGCCCCCCAACAGCTGTACGCAGCCAGCCTGTTGCAGCGAGGGCTGGCGGGGCCCACCGCTGTCCCTGCTACCAAGGCCAGTCTGCTCCGGGAGCTGGACCGGGACCTGCGGCTGGTGGAGCATGAGTCCACCAAGCTGCGCAAGAAGCAGGCGGAACTGgatgaggaggagaaggagattGACGCCAAGCTCAAGTACCTGGAGCTGGGTATCACGCAGCGCAAAGAGTCTTTGGCCAAAGACCGGGGTGGCCGCGACTACCCACCCTTGCGTGGTCTTGGCGAGCATCGTGACTACCTGTCAGACAGTGAGCTCAACCAGCTGCGGCTCCAGGGCTGCGCCACTCCAGCTGCACCGTATGTGGACTTCCCTACTGCTGCCGCTGCTCCAACCCCTACCACTGCCTCAGGCCCCACTGCTTtccagcagccccagttcccaccaCCGACTACACAGTACACTTCAGTCAGCAGTGGGCTGACCCAGAACGGATTCCCAGCCCACCAGGCACCCAGCTACCCCGGCCCCAACACATATCCAACATCTGCCTTTCCTCCTGGCACCAATTATCCACCTGAACCTGGCCTATCGATCCAGCAGGCTTTCCGTCCCACAGGCCACCATACAGCCCAAACAACAATGCCAACCACACAGAGTACCCACTTTCCAATTTCGGCTGAGAGCCGTGTCCCCCACCAGAAGCCACGCCAGACATCGCTGGCTGACTTGGAGCAGAAGTTGCCCACCAACTATGAGGTGATCGCCAGCCCCGTGGTGGCCATGTCTTCAGCCCCCAGTGAAACTAGCTACACTGGCCCAGCTGTGAGCAGCAGCTACGAACAGGGCAAGGGTCCCGAGCTGCCCCGGGCCAGTGACCGCAGCAGTGTGAGCCAGAGCCCAGTCCCTGCCTACCCTTCTGATTCACATTACACTAGTTTGGAGCAAAATGTTCCTCGGAACTATGTGATGATAGATGACATTAGTGAGCTAACCAAGGACAGCACCCCCACTGCCCCAGAGAGCCAGCGGCTGGATCCCATGGGACCAGGCAGCAGTGGGCGGCCAGGGAAGGAGCCTGGAGAGCCTGGTGCCCTTGAGGGGCCCACTCTGCCCTGCTGCTATGGCAGAGGGGAGGAAGAATCCGAGGAAGACTCCTATGACCCCCGTGGGAAGGCTGGCCACCACCGCGGTGTGGAGAGCAACGGCCGACCAGCCAGCACCCACTACTACAGTGACAGTGACTACAGACACGGGACTCGGGCAGAGAAGTATGGTCCAGGATccttgggacccaagcatcctgCTAAGAGCCTGGCCCCTGCTGCCGTCTCCTCTAAGCGCAGCAAGCACCGTAAGCAAGGCATGGAGCAAAAGATCTCCAAGTTTTCACCAATTGAAGAGGCCAGGGACGTGGAGTCAGACCTGGCCTCCTATCCCCCCTCTGCAGTCAGCAGCAGCCTAGCCTCCCGGGGCAGGAAGTTCCAAGACGAAATCACCTATGGGCTCAAGAAGAACGTGTACGAACAGCAGAGGTACTATGGGGTGTCCAGCCGAGATGCAGCCGAGGAGGATGACCGTGTATATGCTGGGAGCAGCCGGTCCCGGGTGGCATCTGCTTACAGTGGGGAGAGGCTGTCCAGCCATGACTTCAGTAGCCGAAGCAAGGGATACGAACGGGAGCGGGAGACTGCAGAGCGACTTCAAAAAGCAGGCCCCAAGCCCTCGTCCCTAAGCATGGCTCACAGCCGGGGACGACCCCCTATGCGGAGCCAGGTTTCTGAAGAGGAGAGTCCCGTTAGCCCCATGGGGCGACCTCGTCCTGCTGGGGGACCCCTACCTCCTGGGGATAGCTGCCCACAGTTCTGCTCCAGCCACTCCATGCCTGACGTCCAGGAGCACATCAAGGACGGGCCTCGGGCCCACACATATAAGCGTGAGGAGGGCTACATCCTGGATGACTCGCACTGCGTGGTGTCCGACAGCGAAG CGTATCACCTGGGCCAGGAGGAGACAGACTGGTTTGATAAGCCCCGGGATGCCCGCTCCGACCGGTTCAGGCACCATGGGGGCCACGCAGTCTCCTCCTCCCAGAAGCGAGGCCCTGCCAGGCACAGCTACCATGACTATGACGAGCCCCCTGAGGAGGGCCTGTGGCCTCCTGATGAGGGCGGCCCAGGCCGCCACGCCTCAGCCAAGGAACACCGGCACCACAGTGAGCACGGGCGGCACTCAGGCCGCCATGCTGGCGAGGAGCCGGGACGGCGTGCTGCCAAATCACACGGTCGGGACATGGGTCGCCACGAGGCCCGGCCTCACCCTCAGCCCAGCACTGCCCCAGCCATGCCGAAGAAGGGGCAACCTGCATACCCCAGCTCTGCAGAGTATTCCCAGCCACCACGCACCCCATCAGCATACCATCATGCCCCTGACAGCAAGAAGGGCTCCCGGCAGGCCCACTCTGGGCCCTCTGCCCTGCAGCCAAAGCCAGAACCCCAGGCGCAGCCACAAGCAGCTCCCAGTCGACAGACAACTCCAGGACCACAGCAGTCACAGCCACTACCATCCAGACAGCTGCCTTCGGGGGCGGCAGCACGCCAACCACAGGTGCAGCAGGCGCCTCAGCCGCAGcagccactgcagcagcagcagcaaactcCCCAGCAGGCACCATCACAGGctcgacagcagcagcagagccagccatctgccaggggcccaggccctgctgccagccagccagcagggaaGCCTCAACCAGGCCCCACAATagctgcaggaccccagccagCAGGACTG CCACGGGCAGACCAAGCAAATGGCTCTAAAGCAACAGCCAAGGCTCCGCCACAGGGAAGGGCTCCTCAGGCCCAGGCaacgccaggacctgcacccacag gtgtgaagtcaggagccagacctgGAGGCACCACCACAACTCCTGCGGGCCAGCCAGGTGCAGACGGGGAGAGTGTGTTCTCCAAGATCCTCCCAGGTGGGGCAGCAGAGCAAGCTGGCAAGCTGACTGAAG